GTTAATTTAGAGTTTGGAAAGGTTTGCATTTTCTTGGCAATAATTGTTTTATAGAACTTTTTAGGAGAGCATCCAAAAATCTGCTTTATTCCGAAAGTCCATTATTTAGATATAAGTATATCTCAATAATAATAGTTCGCCAAGAACCATTTCTTGCAATTATATTTTAGATACGAATACTAATTGATAATGGAACGACTCTGGACAAAACCCCCAAATCACAAATCTTATAAAGGTTGATTCTATAAATAAATCCGATGGTGAATTTAAACCTAAAATCAACTAAAGATATTAAGGTAGACAATAGCATTGTTAATCAAGTAGTTGGCCAGGAGATAGCTGTTAAGATAATTAAGAAAGCCGCGCTTCAAAGAAGGCACGTTCTTTTAATCGGTGAGCCCGGTACAGGGAAGAGTATGATTGGTCTTGCATTAGCAGAACTTTTACCTAAAGAAAAGCTGCTTGATACAATTTCTTTTAATAATCCTAATGATGAAAATCAGCCTTTAATTCGTACTGTGAAAGCTGGTGAAGGCAGAGAAATTGCAATGAAATCTAATCTCCAGGGTATGAATGCATTCAAAAATCAAACAATTATAATGTTCATCGTTGTGCTTGCAGTTTCACTTATACCTTATTGGTTATGGAGTACAAAACAAATTTCAGATATAATTTTTGCAGCGTCAATGATAACGGGTGTAATGTTCATCGTGGGTTTCATGTTATTCCTTAATGTTGGTCAAAGGGCTAACGGCAAAGTTAAAGTGCCTAAAGTTATAGTTGATAATTTTAAACGAAAGCAGGCACCATTCTATGATGCAACTGGTGCGCATGCAGGTGCATTGTTAGGTGATGTACTTCATGATCCGTTCCAAACTTTTTATCCTTTCACCGTAGTAACAAAACAGGGCCTAAGTGATCTTTCTCAAATAAAACTAATTAATCAAATTGATGTATTATTAGAAAAAAATAAAAACAAAATTATGAAAAAACACCTAAATAATTATGAAGCAATTCACTTGTCAAAGAATGAGTTACATATCTTAGGTGAAACAAACAATTCAATTTCTCCTGTTGAAGTTTTATCATGCAATCGTTATGATTATGATGGTGAAATGATAAAATTAACAACATCTGAAGATAAGGAACTTATTGTTACACCTGAACATAAAGTGGCTATTAACAAAAATAACCGAATTAAATATGTCGAAGCTCAAAATATCAAAAAAGATGATGAGGTTATTTCTAAATATGAGAATATTTTAATTGATGAACAAGAGATTATTAATACTTATGATGAAAGACAACAAGAACAGTGTAAATTTTATTATCAATATTTAAATATTAAACAAAAAAATCCTACATGGGGATATAAACGCATTGCAAATGCTATGGGTCAAAAGATTGGTAAAACAAGGTGGTGGCATGCTCAAAGACATACTCCTGTTCCAATTCAAACCGCAAACTGGCTTAAACAAAAAGGGTTACTTCCACTGAAAATTGATAGCCCTCAATTATCATTAATTGCTAAAGTTTTAGGTGCTACTTTTGGCGATGGTGGAATTTTTGAGAATTTAAATGGCATTTTCCTTTCAAGTTCTGAAAAATCAGCAGTTGAAGAGTTTGGTCGAGATATTGAAAACATATTTCAATTAGAGAAATATACAAACTCCAGAATTATTGAAGGCGGAGAATATGGTCATTCTTGGTGTTATAAAAATACCAACCGCAATGTGATAAGATTCTTTTTGGCTTTGGGCGCTCCTAAAGGAAATAAAACAACTCTGAATCTATTTGTTCCTAATTGGGTAAAGATTAATTCCGAATTTGAAAAAGAGTTTTATGGTTCTTTTTTAGGCGGAGAACTTGGAACACCAATAATTCATAAACATGGGAATTACTTAACTTCATTAGAAGTGGGTATAACTGGTACGTTGGAATTTAAACAAAACAGACTATTTTTCTTGTCTCAATTGAAAAACTATTTATCTATAAATGATGTTGAATGTACATCAATTTATGAAGGCAAAACAACAAGCCCGGACTCATTAATTTTTCGCTTGTTGATCGAAAAAAAGTTAGACAATGTTCTCTATTTTTTAATAAATATAAAAATTAATTATTGTAAATATAAAGTTGAAAGATTATATCGAGCACTGGGGAAATGGACGCAATTAAAAATAAATAAATATCATGAACTGACACAAAGAGGTTATGGCGCAGAACATGCGATGAAGACGCTTAACCTTAGTCCTAATTCATTATATTTAATTTTAAACCATTTTGGAGAAAAGGCAAAAACATGAAATTAATATCTGAAAAAGTAACAAGAGTAGAAAAAATTCATTATAAGGGCAAATTGTATAATGTTACAACTGATTCAGGTAATTTAATTGCTAATGGAATTCTATGTAAAAATTCAGGGGGCCTGGGCACACCTGCGCACGAACGAGTTATAGCCGGCATGATACATAAAGCGCATATGGGGGTTTTATTCATTGACGAGATTGCAACTTTAAAACCTTCTACGCAGCAAGATTTGCTTACTGCGTTGCAGGAAGGGCAATATCCTATAACTGGGCAATCTGAACGTTCAGCCGGCGCAATGGTAAGAACTGAACCAGTACCTTGCAGATTCATATTAATTGCCGCAGGAAATTTGGAAACTATTAAACATATGCATCCTGCTCTAAGATCAAGAATCCGGGGTTATGGCTACGAAGTTTATATGGATGACACAATGATTGATACTGACGAAAATAGGATGAAAATTGCGCAGTTTGTTGCGCAAGAAGTTGTAAAAGATAATAAAATCCCACATTTTTCAAAAGCTGCTGTTGAAGTCATAATTGAAGAAGCCAGAAAAATGGCTAACCGTAAAAACCATTTAACATTAAGATTAAGGGAACTTGGCGGGCTTGTCAGGGCAGCTGGTGACATTGGGCTTGAACAAAAAGCTAAACTTGTTGAACCAAAACATATTATGGCGGCAAAAAAAATTGCAAGAACTTTAGAAAAACAGATAGCTGATAAATTTATTGAACATAAAAAAGAGTACGAAGTTATTAGGACCAAAGGTATAGAAATAGGCAGGGTTAATGGGTTGGCTGTAATTGGTGGGTCTGGTGCATTTTCCGGTATAATTTTGCCGATTGAAGCAGAGGTAACGCCTGGCGGTAAAGAATCAGAAATAATTGCCACTGGTAAACTAGGTGATATCGCAAAAGAAGCAATAAAAAACGTGAGTGCAATAATAAAAAAATATTTTGGAAAAGATATCAAAGAGATCTATGATATTTATGTACAATTTTTACAAACATATGAAGGTGTTGAAGGTGATTCTGCCAGTATTGCAGTTGCAACTGCGGTCATTTCTGCGCTTCATAAAATTCCAGTTAGGCAAGACATAGCAATGACCGGTTCGTTAAGCGTGAGGGGGGAAGTTTTACCAATCGGGGGAGTTTCTGCAAAAGTTGAAGCAGCAATAGAAGCGGGTTTAAATGCCGTAATTGTACCAAAATCAAATGTACAGGATATTATCCTTGATAAAGATAAAGAAGGCAGGATAAAAATTATTCCTGTTGAGAACATTGCTCAGGTTTTAGAACAAATTCTTATATGGAAAGGTAAAGAAGACATTTTGAAGAAGATTAAGAGTGCGTAAGTTAAAACAACGGTTTCCCATAAACCCCATCATACCCTGGCTCAATCTTAACTTCGCCATTTCTGTACCTAATAATCGCATCAGCAATCTTTATGTCCGTATATTTGATTAATTCTTCACGCGGAGTATGAAGCAAAATCTTAAATTCATGTCCAATTTTAGAAATTTTATTATATTCTTGTACAACAGATTTAGTCATAATGCCCCTACCCATGATAGCAGAAATAATCTCTGACAACGGAATTAAGGTGTGGTAAGTTTTAGCATCTGCAGGTTTAAAACCATAGGGCCTATCAGCAAGTTCTTCAATTCTGTGTTCAACACCGATGGTTAAACCTTTATTACATTTCGGGCAGATATTGTTTAATTTTACAGATTCATCAGGTTTTAGCGCAACATTGCAGTTTCTGTGCCCGTCAATATGATATTTTCCATATGCAGGGTCAACTTCAATTGTTCCAGCAAGTCTTTCTTTAGTATGCAATGATTTGATTATTGAGTCATAAGAAAGTTTACAATCAAAGATTGTTGCTTCTCTTCCAATCTTATGCGGCCAGAATGAGTGCAAATCTGAAAAGGATACTAACGAATATTTGTCAAGTTGTGAAAGTCTCCAGTTCATGATAGGGTCCGAACTTAAACCCGTTTCAAGTGCATGTATATATTTAGTTTGATCATGGAAAGCTTCTTGCACAGAATTAAATCCAGAGTTGCTTCCAAGCAACCCAAACCATGGAGTCCAAATATGCGCAGGTATGACTTCAATATCCTTAGATATTGAACGCAACGATTCAACAAACTCAGGGCAAGGAATTTTAAATATTGGCCTTCCATCATAGTCAACTCTGCCTTTAGTTTTAAGCCATTCAGTAATTTGCGAAACAACTTCAAATGATGGTGCAAGCACGAGGTTATGTACACGACGACCTTTGTTATCTTGCGTATAAACTAAAGAAATTTCAGTTGTAAGCATAAATGGAAAATTAGTTTTAGTATAATAAATCTCGTTTTCTTTTCGAATTAATGACTCTTTCAAATGCTCTATCCACTGCGGGTGTGTAAAATCCCCTGTTCCTAATAATGAAACACCTTTAATCTTTGCATACTTTTCAAGTTTTTGTCGCTCTAGAGTATTTTCCATGTATATGTAAATCTGCTATAATAGTCATAACATTGTAATAAAAATAATCTTATATAAACTTTTATATATACAAAACACCTAATTTTTGCAATGGTTAAAAGGCTTCATAAAATATCAAATAAAGAAGTTGCGCAAATCTTTTATGATATAGCGGACATTCTTGAAATTCAGGATGTGCAGTTTAAGCCAAGGGCATATGAAAAGGCTGCGCAGGAGATTGAATTATTGCCTGAACTGCTTTCTAAATACTACGAAGAAAATGTGATTGATAACATTCCCGGAATTGGGAAAAGCATAACTGAAAAAATTCGCGAGATTCTTGAGACTGGAAAATTAAGATATTTTGAAAAGTTAAAAAAGAAGCTGCCGGAAGGGATTTTTAAATTAATGCAGGTTTCGGGCATAGGGCCAAAGAGAATAAAAAAATTACACATTGAATTAAAAATTAGATCCTTATCTGATTTAAATAAAGCAATCAAACAGCACAAGATACAGGAACTTGAAGGGTTTGGGAAAAAATCTGAAGAAGATCTTGAAGAAGGTCTGAAACTTGTCAAGCAAAGAGAGACAAGGTTGTTGCTAGGTGACGTTTATCCTTCAGCAATGGAATTAGTAAAAAAATTAAAAACTGTTGCCAAAGATGTTACTCTTGCAGGTTCTGTTTTAAGGATGAAAGAAACAGTGCACGATGTTGATATTCTTGCAACTTCAGATATGCCTGGAAAAATTATTCAGTATTTTACAGAGCTGTCTCAGATAAAAAGGGTTCTGGCTAAAGGCTCAACAAAAGCTTCTATCATGACAAAGGATAACGTGCAGATAGATTTGAGAGTTGTAAAACCTGGACTATATGGTTCAGCATTTCAATATTTTGCAGGTTCAAAAGAGCATAATATTGCATTAAGAAAGATTGCTATAAATAAAGGTTATAAATTAAATGAGTATGGTTTATTTTTAAGAAAAACCGGCAGGGTTATTGAATCAAAAGATGAAAAAAAGATATATCAAAAATTAGGGTTGCAATGGGTTCCTCCTGAAATAAGGGAGTATAATGGAGAGATTGAAGCAGCGCAGAAAAATAGGATACCCCAGTTAATAGAATTTAACGATATGCAGGGAGATCTGCATACGCATACTAATTATAGTCATGGTGATAATAGTTTGACAGAGATGGTCGAAGCAGCGAAAAAGCTAGGTTATAGTTATATTGGGATTACAGATCATTCTAAAACTTTAAGGATTGCTAAAGGTATGCCAGTAAATAAATTATTGGGACAGATTAAAGAGATTGACCAGTTAAATGGGTCAGTTAATGGAATCAAGGTGCTGAAAAGTGCTGAAGTTGATATTCTTGTAGATGGTTCTTTGGATTATTCTGATGATGTGCTTAAACAGCTAGACTATGTTTTGGCTTCAATCCATTCTGGATTTAATAAAGATAATACAAAACGAGTTTTAAAGGCAATGGACAATGATTATGTAAAAATTATAGGTCATCCTACTGGAAGATTAATCAATGCGCGGGACTCTTTTTCATTGAACTTTACAAAGATTTTTGCAAAAGCAAGAGAGCGCGATATTGCTTTGGAGATTAATTCTCAACCTTTAAGGTTAGACTTAAAAGACTCATTTATCCGCGAGGCCGTTGAGCAAAAAGTAAAGCTTGCAATAAACACAGATGCCCATAGCACATATCAGCTTAATAATATGATTTATGGCATTGGCCAGGCAAGAAGGGGCTGGGCAAAGAAATGTGATGTTATTAATACAATGAGCTATTCTGAGCTTATTAAATTCTTTAAAAAGTAAAACTTTATATATCATAAATATATTTAATATTGTTATGGGCAATGGTAAAACTATAAGTATCATATCAATTAAAGGGGGTGTTGGAAAAACTACTACGACTGTGAATCTTGGAGCTATTCTTGCTAAAGATTTTAATCAGAAAGTATTATTAGTGGATGGCAACCTATCTTCACCAAACTTGGGCGATCATATAGGCATAATTAATCCTGATTTTACATTGAAAGATGTTTTGATGGACAAGATTGGCGCTAGCGGCGCCATATATAAACACGAATTGGGTTTTGATGTTATACCCTCAACTTTTACACCGAATGCAGATAGGTTTAGCGTGTTTAAACTCAAAGAGAAACTTCTTAAGATTAAGCGTAATTATGATTTTGTATTAATTGATTCTTCTCCGAATTTAAATAACGAAATGCTTTTGGCAATGGTTGCAGCTAATGAATTAATAGTTGTTACAACTCCGGACACACCTACATTAAGGTGTACGATTGAAGCTGTTGAAGTTGCAAAACAACAAAAAACACCCATATCTGGCTTAATTATCAATAAACAACGTGGAAAACGGTTTGAAGTTACAAAAAAAGATCTTGAATCTCAGACAAAGGTTCCTGTTTTGGCTGTGCTTCCTGATGATATAAAAATTCTTGAATCTTTGTCCAAGACGACACCATTACCGTACTATAGTCCTAAAACCAAAGTTACTAAAATGTATCATAACATTGCAAAACATATAATGGGAGAAACTGAAAATTCTGTTGTTATAAAGCAACCATTTAAAAGCCGGGTAAAAAACTTTTTAAACAGATATATTACGATAGAAAGCGGTAATCAGCCAATCAAGGAGTAATTTAATGACATTATTTAAAAAAAAGGTTCCAATTGGCCAGTTAAAGATACGAGAACTTTATAAAACTCCAAGGGAACAAATATTTTCTTTACAAAAACGGTTTGATTCTTTGCAGGATATAGATATTAATTTAACAACTCATTTAGGAGAGCTTGATCTAAATGCTTGGAGTGAAATAAAAGAAATAGAATCTATTCTAGGGAACCTTAAAAAAAGCATGGACCAAATAAATCAAGATATTTCTTTTATAGGAAATAATCAGGAATTTTTTATTTCAGAATTAAACTTGACTGCTAAAAATGAAGATTTGCTCCGTTTTTCAGATGATTTGGAACGAATAAAACCATTTAATTTTATTACCATTAAACAATTTCAAAAACTTTTAAAGGACATGATTAACTAAATTCCTGCGCTTTTCCGCCCATTCTTTGCATAAGTTTTTTAATCCCTTTTTCAGATCCTGCGCTGCTTCCAAACATTTTCATCATTTTTTTGGTTTGCTTGTGTTGTTTTAATAATTCACGCACATCACTGGTTTCAGTGCCGGACCCATTTGCAATTCTTTCAATCCTGGTTGAAGTTATTTTTTCAGGGTCTTCAAGTTCATCTTTAGTGCAGGAGTCCAGGATAAATTTCCATTTTTTCAGTTTGCTTTCTTGAATTTTTAATGCATCTTTTGGGAGTTTTATTTGCCCCATGCCCGGAATCATTTCCATTAATTTCCCTATGCTGCCCATTTTATTCATAGCTTCCATTTGTTGGTAAAGGTCAAGAAGATTAAAATCCCCCTTCATTAATTTTTTACCTAAATCTTCTGCATCTTCTTCATTGATTGCATCTTTAGCTTTTTCTAGCAAGGTTTGAATGTCTCCCATACCGAGTAATCTGCCTACAAAACGTTTAGGTTCAAAAAGTTCAAAATCATCTATCTTTTCACCAGTGCCGAGAAATTTTACCGGCGCAGATGTAATTGCGCATGCGCTTAATGCCCCGCCTCCTTTCGCAGTGCCATCAAGTTTTGTTATTATTACTCCTGTGACATTACAAGTGTTATGGAAAGTTTCGGCTTGTTTTTGCGCGCTTTGTCCGACATCGGCTGCCATCACCAATAAACGTTCATCAGCTTTTATGCAATAATTAATTTTTTTAAGTTCTTCTACAAGTTCATCATTAAGCGCATCTCTGCCGGCTGTATCAATTATTAATAAATTATATTTTAAAAGTTCATGTTCAAATTTTTTATAAATTTCAACTGGGTCTTTTATTGCTGAATCTCCGAATACTGGAATATTCAAATTTTGACCAAGGGTTTGTAATTGTTTAAGCGCTGCAGGTCTCCATGTATCTGTGCTCATTAATGCAATTTTATATCCGCGTTTTTGATAGAATTTCGCAAGTTTTCCTGCAGTCGTAGTTTTACCGTTACCGAATAAACCAATTAACATGATTTTGAAGGGTTGTTTTTTTTCAATTTCTAGTTCTTTAGGTTCTTTACCTAAAAAATTAGTTAATTCTTCATATAATATATTAATTAGAAATTCTTTTTTCGATAATCCTTTTGGTGCATCATCCTTCAATGCCCTTTCTTTGATTTTATTTGTCAGTTCAAATACAAATTTAACATTAACATCACTTTTAAGCAAGGCTTTTTGTAAATCCTTGATTAATTCATTCACTAATTTTTCATCTACAAAAATAGATTTTGCAATCTTATTTAATGTATTCTTGAG
This genomic window from Candidatus Woesearchaeota archaeon contains:
- a CDS encoding MinD/ParA family protein yields the protein MGNGKTISIISIKGGVGKTTTTVNLGAILAKDFNQKVLLVDGNLSSPNLGDHIGIINPDFTLKDVLMDKIGASGAIYKHELGFDVIPSTFTPNADRFSVFKLKEKLLKIKRNYDFVLIDSSPNLNNEMLLAMVAANELIVVTTPDTPTLRCTIEAVEVAKQQKTPISGLIINKQRGKRFEVTKKDLESQTKVPVLAVLPDDIKILESLSKTTPLPYYSPKTKVTKMYHNIAKHIMGETENSVVIKQPFKSRVKNFLNRYITIESGNQPIKE
- a CDS encoding ATP-binding protein; this translates as MVNLNLKSTKDIKVDNSIVNQVVGQEIAVKIIKKAALQRRHVLLIGEPGTGKSMIGLALAELLPKEKLLDTISFNNPNDENQPLIRTVKAGEGREIAMKSNLQGMNAFKNQTIIMFIVVLAVSLIPYWLWSTKQISDIIFAASMITGVMFIVGFMLFLNVGQRANGKVKVPKVIVDNFKRKQAPFYDATGAHAGALLGDVLHDPFQTFYPFTVVTKQGLSDLSQIKLINQIDVLLEKNKNKIMKKHLNNYEAIHLSKNELHILGETNNSISPVEVLSCNRYDYDGEMIKLTTSEDKELIVTPEHKVAINKNNRIKYVEAQNIKKDDEVISKYENILIDEQEIINTYDERQQEQCKFYYQYLNIKQKNPTWGYKRIANAMGQKIGKTRWWHAQRHTPVPIQTANWLKQKGLLPLKIDSPQLSLIAKVLGATFGDGGIFENLNGIFLSSSEKSAVEEFGRDIENIFQLEKYTNSRIIEGGEYGHSWCYKNTNRNVIRFFLALGAPKGNKTTLNLFVPNWVKINSEFEKEFYGSFLGGELGTPIIHKHGNYLTSLEVGITGTLEFKQNRLFFLSQLKNYLSINDVECTSIYEGKTTSPDSLIFRLLIEKKLDNVLYFLINIKINYCKYKVERLYRALGKWTQLKINKYHELTQRGYGAEHAMKTLNLSPNSLYLILNHFGEKAKT
- the lonB gene encoding ATP-dependent protease LonB, whose translation is MKLISEKVTRVEKIHYKGKLYNVTTDSGNLIANGILCKNSGGLGTPAHERVIAGMIHKAHMGVLFIDEIATLKPSTQQDLLTALQEGQYPITGQSERSAGAMVRTEPVPCRFILIAAGNLETIKHMHPALRSRIRGYGYEVYMDDTMIDTDENRMKIAQFVAQEVVKDNKIPHFSKAAVEVIIEEARKMANRKNHLTLRLRELGGLVRAAGDIGLEQKAKLVEPKHIMAAKKIARTLEKQIADKFIEHKKEYEVIRTKGIEIGRVNGLAVIGGSGAFSGIILPIEAEVTPGGKESEIIATGKLGDIAKEAIKNVSAIIKKYFGKDIKEIYDIYVQFLQTYEGVEGDSASIAVATAVISALHKIPVRQDIAMTGSLSVRGEVLPIGGVSAKVEAAIEAGLNAVIVPKSNVQDIILDKDKEGRIKIIPVENIAQVLEQILIWKGKEDILKKIKSA
- a CDS encoding signal recognition particle protein Srp54, producing MILENLSESLKNTLNKIAKSIFVDEKLVNELIKDLQKALLKSDVNVKFVFELTNKIKERALKDDAPKGLSKKEFLINILYEELTNFLGKEPKELEIEKKQPFKIMLIGLFGNGKTTTAGKLAKFYQKRGYKIALMSTDTWRPAALKQLQTLGQNLNIPVFGDSAIKDPVEIYKKFEHELLKYNLLIIDTAGRDALNDELVEELKKINYCIKADERLLVMAADVGQSAQKQAETFHNTCNVTGVIITKLDGTAKGGGALSACAITSAPVKFLGTGEKIDDFELFEPKRFVGRLLGMGDIQTLLEKAKDAINEEDAEDLGKKLMKGDFNLLDLYQQMEAMNKMGSIGKLMEMIPGMGQIKLPKDALKIQESKLKKWKFILDSCTKDELEDPEKITSTRIERIANGSGTETSDVRELLKQHKQTKKMMKMFGSSAGSEKGIKKLMQRMGGKAQEFS
- the polX gene encoding DNA polymerase/3'-5' exonuclease PolX produces the protein MSNKEVAQIFYDIADILEIQDVQFKPRAYEKAAQEIELLPELLSKYYEENVIDNIPGIGKSITEKIREILETGKLRYFEKLKKKLPEGIFKLMQVSGIGPKRIKKLHIELKIRSLSDLNKAIKQHKIQELEGFGKKSEEDLEEGLKLVKQRETRLLLGDVYPSAMELVKKLKTVAKDVTLAGSVLRMKETVHDVDILATSDMPGKIIQYFTELSQIKRVLAKGSTKASIMTKDNVQIDLRVVKPGLYGSAFQYFAGSKEHNIALRKIAINKGYKLNEYGLFLRKTGRVIESKDEKKIYQKLGLQWVPPEIREYNGEIEAAQKNRIPQLIEFNDMQGDLHTHTNYSHGDNSLTEMVEAAKKLGYSYIGITDHSKTLRIAKGMPVNKLLGQIKEIDQLNGSVNGIKVLKSAEVDILVDGSLDYSDDVLKQLDYVLASIHSGFNKDNTKRVLKAMDNDYVKIIGHPTGRLINARDSFSLNFTKIFAKARERDIALEINSQPLRLDLKDSFIREAVEQKVKLAINTDAHSTYQLNNMIYGIGQARRGWAKKCDVINTMSYSELIKFFKK